A window of the Tessaracoccus sp. MC1865 genome harbors these coding sequences:
- the greA gene encoding transcription elongation factor GreA → MSETATDVVWLTQEAYDKLEAELNELRTVGREEVTARIAAAREEGDLSENGGYHAAREEQGQMEGRIRQLEDLLRRAQVGEPEGAADEVAPGKIITVAYDGDDDDTDTFLLGSREVLGTDDSVEFSVFSPQSPMGSAILGARVGDEVRYTAPNGKELMVRITKVSAL, encoded by the coding sequence ATGTCCGAAACAGCTACTGATGTGGTGTGGCTCACCCAGGAGGCCTACGACAAGCTCGAGGCCGAATTGAACGAGCTCAGGACCGTCGGCCGCGAAGAGGTGACCGCACGGATCGCTGCCGCCCGTGAAGAGGGCGACCTGTCCGAGAATGGTGGCTATCACGCCGCCCGCGAAGAGCAGGGTCAGATGGAAGGCCGGATCCGCCAACTGGAGGATCTCCTTCGCCGCGCGCAGGTGGGCGAACCCGAAGGCGCCGCAGACGAGGTTGCGCCCGGCAAGATCATCACGGTCGCCTACGACGGTGACGACGACGACACTGACACCTTCCTGCTCGGCTCGCGCGAGGTGCTCGGCACCGATGATTCGGTGGAGTTTTCCGTCTTCTCCCCGCAGTCGCCGATGGGCTCTGCCATTCTCGGCGCCAGGGTGGGCGACGAGGTGCGCTACACGGCGCCCAACGGCAAGGAACTGATGGTCCGGATCACGAAGGTCTCGGCCCTCTAG
- a CDS encoding DUF4307 domain-containing protein, translating to MTTDEARIKARYPKAGPADYLLGGLAAAAVLTAILLAVLSGVRNSNPDVVAMIRSFEVPSATEITAEVVVQRKDPSEAAECRMYAQAESYETVAERIVQVPPGTDKLTNIDVTLTTVKEATAIRIEGCRLVG from the coding sequence GTGACCACCGACGAAGCCCGCATCAAGGCCCGCTACCCCAAGGCGGGCCCCGCCGACTACCTGCTGGGAGGTCTCGCCGCCGCTGCCGTGCTGACGGCCATCCTGCTGGCCGTGTTGTCGGGGGTGCGCAACTCCAACCCCGATGTCGTCGCGATGATCCGCAGCTTCGAGGTGCCGTCGGCCACGGAGATCACCGCAGAGGTGGTCGTCCAGCGCAAAGACCCGTCGGAGGCCGCGGAGTGCCGGATGTACGCCCAGGCGGAGAGCTACGAGACCGTCGCCGAGCGCATCGTGCAGGTGCCACCGGGCACTGACAAGCTCACGAACATCGACGTGACCCTCACCACGGTGAAAGAAGCGACCGCCATCAGAATCGAAGGCTGCCGCCTGGTCGGCTGA
- the mca gene encoding mycothiol conjugate amidase Mca, protein MSTAAAPQLRLLHVHAHPDDESSKGAATTAKYVAEGVEVMVATCTGGERGSILNPKLAGDPDIERNIAEIRRDEMARARDILGIQQVWLGFVDSGFPEGDPLPPLPEGCFALEDPQAAAGRLVQIIRSFRPHVVTTYDEQGGYPHPDHIQCHRITVEAFRAAADPYQWPEHGTPWQAAKLYYHMSFHQKRFEQLEAAMHEHGLEYSVPTRDNDPYSYGRLTTFVPCADYFPVRDEALKAHATQIDPDGPWFAVPLAIQQMGWPTEDYQLVVSKVPTMIPEDDLFAGLRPETLVPEFMI, encoded by the coding sequence ATGTCCACCGCCGCCGCTCCCCAACTGAGGCTGTTGCACGTCCACGCCCACCCGGACGACGAGTCGAGCAAGGGCGCTGCCACCACGGCGAAGTACGTGGCCGAGGGCGTCGAGGTGATGGTGGCCACCTGCACCGGCGGTGAGCGTGGCTCGATCCTGAACCCGAAGCTCGCCGGTGATCCGGACATCGAGCGCAACATCGCGGAGATCCGCCGCGACGAGATGGCCAGGGCCCGCGACATCCTCGGCATCCAGCAGGTGTGGCTGGGTTTCGTCGACTCCGGTTTCCCGGAGGGCGACCCCCTCCCTCCTCTCCCCGAGGGCTGCTTCGCGCTCGAGGACCCGCAGGCGGCGGCAGGCCGGCTGGTGCAGATCATCCGGAGCTTCCGCCCCCACGTCGTCACCACCTACGACGAGCAGGGCGGCTACCCGCACCCCGACCACATCCAGTGCCACCGGATCACCGTCGAGGCCTTCCGGGCGGCGGCCGATCCGTACCAGTGGCCCGAGCACGGCACGCCCTGGCAGGCCGCCAAGTTGTACTACCACATGAGTTTCCACCAGAAGCGCTTCGAGCAACTCGAGGCCGCCATGCACGAGCACGGCCTGGAATACAGCGTGCCCACCCGTGACAACGACCCGTACTCCTACGGCCGGCTCACCACGTTCGTGCCGTGCGCCGACTACTTCCCCGTCCGCGACGAGGCGCTCAAGGCCCACGCCACCCAGATCGACCCCGACGGCCCGTGGTTCGCCGTCCCGCTGGCCATCCAGCAGATGGGCTGGCCCACCGAGGACTACCAGCTCGTCGTGTCGAAGGTGCCCACGATGATCCCGGAGGACGACCTGTTCGCCGGACTGCGGCCTGAGACGCTGGTGCCGGAGTTCATGATCTGA
- a CDS encoding rhomboid family intramembrane serine protease, which yields MGGMLAVMWALEILDAVTLNALDSYGIEPREVSDLPNIVWAPLLHFGWAHLISNSVPFLVLGVLTYLSGAIRWVVTTVLSAVVSGLTAWLLSAAGTITAGASGVIFGYLTYLLVRGIFTRKISQILIAVVVFALYGTVLLGVLPGAPGVSWQAHLGGAAGGVIAAYLLHSKASRVRS from the coding sequence GTGGGAGGAATGCTCGCCGTGATGTGGGCGCTTGAGATCCTCGACGCGGTGACGCTCAACGCGCTCGACTCCTATGGCATCGAGCCGCGCGAGGTCTCGGACCTCCCCAACATCGTGTGGGCGCCCCTCCTGCACTTCGGGTGGGCGCACCTCATCAGCAACTCCGTGCCGTTCCTGGTGCTGGGCGTGCTGACCTACCTCTCAGGGGCGATCCGCTGGGTGGTGACGACCGTCCTGAGCGCCGTCGTCTCCGGACTCACCGCCTGGCTGCTCTCGGCCGCCGGCACCATCACGGCGGGTGCGTCCGGCGTGATCTTCGGCTACCTCACCTACCTCCTCGTGCGGGGCATCTTCACCCGGAAGATCTCGCAGATCCTGATCGCCGTGGTGGTGTTCGCGCTGTACGGCACCGTGCTGCTGGGGGTGCTCCCCGGCGCGCCGGGCGTCAGCTGGCAGGCCCACCTGGGTGGCGCCGCCGGCGGCGTGATCGCGGCGTACCTGCTCCACTCGAAGGCCTCGCGCGTCAGATCATGA
- a CDS encoding thioredoxin domain-containing protein has translation MVNRLAQSSSDYLRQHSHQLVDWWEWSDEALGSARELERPILLSVGYASCHWCHVMSHESFDDPEVAEYINDHFVAIKVDRQQHPDVDAVFMTATQAMNNGSGGWPMTAFLTPEGKPFFTGTYFPPEAGPGMPSFRQVLESMADAWHHRRDKVRGSAEYLVNVLSSRAETVAGEAPDLRKAIDDVEAAFDVIHGGFGIQPKFPNPTLLDALLVKGDPRSLEIAQRSLEHMARGGIYDQVGGGFHRYSVDPGWVVPHFEKMLYDNALLLGTYVRGWRRTADHDGGLRALFERTAYGIVEWLEREMVSEQGAFISALDADSCDIRGAVHEGIFYLWNPELLVDALGAELGDWAADVFHVTKGGTFEDGLSTLQLRGRPDYARLDEVAGKLLEERETRFRPASDNIVVAAWNGWMISSLVSGAMIFGERGWLELAIRAAEYLAEVHLVDGELRRTSRDGAADAAVGGAEDFGAVAEAFALLAGATGDSAWLRRAEAVLERADELFSHADGGFYDSVDTGLFERPRSLTDNVSPSGTSALIAALRVVAQLAERPDFSERADRAARTTWASVAEHPRFAGASLADLLVSDEARRGLKPAVAVVVGDDPFGELARASWRLAPAGSYVVTAPEGAQGWGSHFEQRPGGFVYVCRGTVCFDPVDDYNDLKTPLWSRV, from the coding sequence ATGGTCAACCGCCTTGCCCAGTCGTCCAGCGACTACCTCCGCCAGCACTCCCACCAACTCGTCGACTGGTGGGAATGGTCAGACGAAGCGCTGGGCAGCGCGCGTGAACTGGAACGCCCCATCCTGCTGTCGGTGGGTTACGCGTCGTGCCACTGGTGCCACGTGATGAGCCACGAGTCGTTCGACGACCCTGAGGTCGCCGAGTACATCAACGACCACTTCGTGGCCATCAAGGTGGACCGCCAGCAGCACCCCGACGTCGACGCTGTGTTCATGACGGCTACCCAGGCGATGAACAACGGTTCGGGCGGCTGGCCCATGACCGCCTTCCTGACGCCCGAGGGCAAGCCCTTCTTCACCGGCACCTACTTCCCGCCGGAGGCGGGCCCCGGCATGCCGTCGTTCCGGCAGGTGCTGGAGTCGATGGCCGACGCGTGGCACCACCGTCGCGACAAGGTGCGCGGCTCGGCCGAGTACCTCGTCAACGTGCTGTCCTCCCGCGCGGAGACCGTCGCGGGGGAGGCGCCGGATCTGCGCAAGGCGATCGACGACGTCGAGGCCGCCTTCGACGTGATCCACGGCGGGTTCGGCATCCAGCCGAAGTTCCCCAACCCCACGCTGCTGGACGCGCTGCTGGTCAAGGGTGACCCGCGGTCCCTCGAGATCGCGCAGCGCAGCCTGGAGCACATGGCCCGCGGCGGCATCTACGACCAGGTGGGCGGCGGGTTCCACCGCTACTCGGTGGACCCGGGCTGGGTGGTGCCGCACTTCGAGAAGATGCTGTACGACAACGCGCTCCTGCTGGGCACCTACGTGCGCGGCTGGCGTCGCACCGCAGATCACGACGGTGGCCTGCGCGCGCTGTTCGAGCGCACCGCGTACGGCATCGTCGAATGGCTTGAGCGGGAGATGGTCAGCGAGCAGGGCGCGTTCATCTCCGCCCTGGATGCGGATTCCTGTGACATCCGCGGCGCGGTGCACGAGGGCATCTTCTACCTCTGGAACCCCGAGCTGCTCGTCGACGCGCTGGGCGCCGAGCTCGGTGACTGGGCCGCAGACGTCTTCCACGTCACCAAGGGCGGCACCTTCGAGGACGGCCTCTCCACGCTGCAGTTGCGTGGCCGGCCGGATTACGCGCGCCTCGACGAGGTCGCCGGCAAGCTGCTTGAAGAGCGCGAGACGCGCTTCCGGCCCGCGTCGGACAACATCGTGGTCGCCGCCTGGAACGGCTGGATGATCTCCTCGCTGGTCAGCGGCGCGATGATCTTCGGCGAGAGGGGCTGGCTGGAACTCGCGATCCGCGCCGCGGAGTACCTGGCCGAGGTGCATCTGGTCGACGGTGAGCTGCGCCGCACCTCGCGCGACGGGGCGGCTGACGCCGCCGTCGGTGGCGCCGAGGACTTCGGCGCGGTGGCGGAAGCCTTCGCGCTCCTGGCCGGAGCCACCGGCGACTCCGCGTGGTTGCGCAGGGCGGAGGCGGTCCTGGAGCGGGCCGACGAGCTCTTCAGCCACGCCGACGGCGGGTTCTACGACTCCGTCGACACCGGCCTGTTCGAGCGCCCGCGTTCCCTCACCGACAACGTGTCGCCCAGCGGCACCTCTGCTCTGATCGCCGCGCTGCGCGTGGTGGCACAGTTGGCTGAACGTCCGGACTTCAGCGAGCGCGCAGACCGCGCCGCCCGCACCACCTGGGCGAGCGTGGCCGAGCACCCGCGGTTCGCCGGCGCGTCGCTGGCAGACCTACTGGTCTCCGACGAGGCGCGGCGTGGCCTCAAGCCCGCGGTCGCCGTCGTGGTGGGCGACGACCCGTTCGGCGAACTGGCCCGCGCGTCCTGGCGCCTCGCCCCGGCGGGGTCCTATGTGGTCACGGCCCCAGAGGGCGCCCAGGGGTGGGGGTCGCACTTCGAGCAGCGACCCGGCGGGTTCGTCTACGTCTGCCGGGGCACCGTCTGCTTCGACCCGGTCGATGACTACAACGACCTCAAGACGCCGCTCTGGTCCCGCGTCTGA
- a CDS encoding DUF1349 domain-containing protein, giving the protein MQRLNWNDGTWTTPPVEAREDGTDLLVTAAEKSDAWRITSYGFERYNAHALVAPLPQDSAMEVVFTADFDQQFDQAGIFLTAGPEAWVKAGMEFADGHPTVGAVVTNSLSDWSTAPVDEWRGERVRVRLSRAGDAITVRAGLDGGELSLVRLAAFPADAEVQAGPFTCAPERAGLTVRFHEWSLGAADASLH; this is encoded by the coding sequence ATGCAGCGCTTGAACTGGAACGACGGCACCTGGACCACCCCGCCGGTGGAGGCCCGCGAAGACGGCACTGACCTCCTGGTCACGGCAGCCGAGAAGTCTGACGCCTGGCGCATCACCTCCTACGGGTTCGAGCGCTACAACGCGCACGCCCTCGTCGCGCCCCTTCCCCAGGACTCCGCGATGGAGGTGGTCTTCACCGCCGACTTCGACCAGCAGTTCGATCAGGCGGGCATCTTCCTCACCGCCGGTCCCGAGGCCTGGGTGAAGGCCGGCATGGAGTTCGCCGATGGCCACCCCACTGTGGGTGCGGTGGTCACCAACTCGCTCTCCGACTGGTCGACGGCGCCCGTCGACGAGTGGCGGGGGGAGAGGGTCCGGGTGCGGCTGTCGCGCGCCGGCGACGCGATCACCGTCCGGGCGGGCCTCGACGGTGGGGAACTGAGCCTGGTCAGGCTCGCCGCGTTCCCGGCCGACGCGGAGGTGCAGGCCGGTCCGTTCACCTGTGCGCCCGAGCGTGCGGGCTTGACGGTGCGCTTCCACGAATGGTCGCTCGGCGCGGCAGACGCTTCATTGCACTGA
- a CDS encoding ROK family transcriptional regulator has protein sequence METGPLHSERLAELGADNRALCVAALRHRDGQSIADLAATTGLSRPTVRMHTEAMLEQGLIHAAERTSTSKGGRPASVFSLNPRGALVAVFDVSKHEHRFLLSDLTGDIHAAFVAEVPGSVAITQRADLVKEGLERLAGMAGVPFSTITQFSGSIGAQVSSGGAILRNTGDVSLLDEDFADRFGPVTLENDLKAACYAEQRIGRAQGIRDVVYALAWHRVAAGIVLDGRIRRGAHELAGELNLVDPGVGAPDDEADWADWPSFLEVLRAAEGGDTAAAASVERFCGRSAHQIAMLATSLDPEMIVLGGPLVHRSDFFVDRLTAALDRYLSQAPAYAVQLSALRSWGPALGAMLRGLEALERGLFGVPSFEYTLSNSTETDLPLPRRTRTERAS, from the coding sequence ATGGAAACCGGTCCACTCCACAGTGAGCGGTTGGCCGAACTGGGAGCCGATAACCGAGCCCTGTGTGTCGCTGCCCTGCGACACCGCGACGGGCAGTCGATCGCGGATCTGGCAGCCACCACGGGTCTGTCCCGGCCGACCGTGCGGATGCACACGGAGGCGATGCTCGAACAGGGCTTGATCCACGCCGCCGAACGCACCTCCACCTCGAAGGGCGGGCGCCCCGCGTCGGTATTCTCGCTCAACCCGCGGGGAGCGCTGGTCGCGGTCTTCGACGTGTCCAAGCATGAGCACAGGTTCCTCCTCTCCGACCTGACCGGAGACATCCATGCCGCCTTCGTGGCCGAGGTTCCGGGCAGTGTCGCCATAACCCAGCGGGCGGATCTGGTGAAGGAGGGCCTCGAGCGGCTGGCTGGTATGGCCGGCGTGCCGTTCAGCACGATCACGCAGTTCTCCGGGTCCATCGGGGCCCAGGTGAGTAGCGGGGGAGCGATCCTACGCAACACCGGTGACGTGTCGCTGCTCGATGAGGACTTTGCAGACCGCTTCGGGCCGGTCACCCTCGAGAACGACCTGAAAGCGGCGTGCTACGCCGAACAACGCATTGGCCGGGCCCAGGGAATCCGCGACGTCGTGTACGCACTGGCCTGGCACCGCGTCGCCGCGGGCATCGTGCTCGACGGCCGGATCCGACGCGGTGCCCACGAACTCGCCGGCGAGCTGAACCTGGTTGACCCTGGCGTCGGCGCTCCTGATGACGAGGCCGACTGGGCTGACTGGCCCAGCTTCCTGGAGGTGCTCCGCGCCGCCGAGGGCGGTGACACGGCGGCGGCTGCCTCCGTGGAGCGCTTCTGCGGCCGATCCGCGCATCAGATCGCGATGCTCGCGACGAGCCTGGACCCGGAGATGATCGTGCTGGGCGGCCCGCTGGTCCATCGCAGCGACTTCTTTGTCGACAGGCTCACGGCGGCGCTTGATCGCTACCTTTCCCAAGCCCCCGCCTACGCAGTGCAACTCAGCGCGCTGCGTTCATGGGGACCCGCCTTGGGAGCGATGCTCCGGGGCCTTGAAGCACTCGAACGTGGGCTCTTCGGTGTGCCCAGCTTCGAGTACACGCTGAGCAATTCCACCGAAACGGATCTGCCTCTGCCCCGCAGGACGCGCACCGAGCGCGCTTCCTGA
- a CDS encoding ABC transporter substrate-binding protein: MSMKTRMAAGAVALCLALTACTGPNDDGTSAAASGTVNYVLPTSWANVEALKEAVSQFQQDSGITVNVQAVPDENYNSVVGSRLAGGTDLDVFAGDYKLFDVPNVMVDVSDEDFVQRMPESSLASVTWTDGKIYSFPSPTSGATFGVFYNKKVFEAAGAEVPATLGEFTETMGKLKAHNVTPLYLAGQDGWTLLQHRNAVNPLMNLEGDTIAKLNANEMRWDEVPALQAQYRALETWTAEGYLNSDALTGTYEQSQKAVVDGEAGMLINGTWVIGEMAALSETAKDDIGFFPIPSEEGQTMLGVSGADGLHIAKSSTNIEAAKEFLRYLASAEVAQKFMDAAPGISNFTDVTVPDDAPASMKDVAAAVESGQTTLAIDNASVVPAPESDLIADYQILISGKSTGAEFLAAEADGMVAAGKQAGVAGF; encoded by the coding sequence ATGTCAATGAAGACACGCATGGCCGCGGGCGCAGTCGCCCTCTGCCTGGCACTGACCGCCTGTACCGGACCGAACGACGACGGGACCTCGGCCGCGGCGTCGGGCACCGTCAACTACGTGCTGCCGACGTCGTGGGCCAACGTCGAGGCGCTGAAGGAGGCAGTGAGCCAGTTCCAGCAGGACTCAGGCATCACCGTCAACGTGCAGGCCGTGCCGGACGAGAACTACAACTCCGTTGTCGGATCCAGGTTGGCCGGGGGCACGGACCTCGACGTCTTCGCTGGCGACTACAAACTCTTCGACGTGCCGAACGTCATGGTTGATGTCTCCGACGAGGACTTTGTGCAGCGCATGCCTGAGTCGTCGCTCGCCTCCGTCACCTGGACCGACGGGAAGATTTATTCCTTCCCGTCGCCCACCTCCGGTGCCACCTTCGGGGTCTTCTACAACAAGAAGGTCTTCGAAGCAGCCGGCGCCGAGGTGCCGGCCACTCTCGGCGAGTTCACCGAAACCATGGGCAAGCTCAAGGCCCACAACGTCACGCCGCTCTACCTCGCAGGCCAGGACGGTTGGACCCTGCTCCAGCACCGCAACGCCGTCAACCCGCTGATGAACCTTGAGGGCGACACCATCGCGAAGCTCAACGCCAACGAGATGCGCTGGGATGAGGTGCCGGCACTCCAGGCCCAGTACCGCGCGCTGGAGACATGGACGGCAGAGGGATACCTCAACAGCGACGCCCTCACCGGCACCTACGAGCAGTCCCAGAAGGCCGTCGTCGACGGCGAAGCCGGGATGCTGATCAACGGCACCTGGGTGATCGGCGAGATGGCGGCGCTGTCCGAGACGGCCAAGGACGACATCGGCTTCTTCCCCATCCCCTCCGAGGAGGGCCAGACCATGCTGGGGGTCTCCGGCGCGGACGGGCTGCACATCGCCAAGTCGTCGACCAATATCGAGGCCGCCAAAGAGTTCCTGAGGTACCTTGCCTCGGCAGAGGTTGCGCAGAAGTTCATGGACGCTGCCCCGGGCATCAGCAATTTCACGGATGTCACCGTCCCCGACGATGCCCCCGCGTCGATGAAGGACGTCGCCGCCGCCGTGGAGTCCGGGCAGACGACGCTTGCCATCGACAACGCTTCCGTCGTGCCAGCGCCTGAGAGCGATCTGATCGCCGACTACCAGATCCTGATCTCAGGTAAATCGACCGGCGCCGAGTTCCTCGCCGCTGAAGCCGACGGCATGGTTGCTGCCGGCAAGCAGGCCGGCGTCGCCGGATTCTGA
- a CDS encoding carbohydrate ABC transporter permease encodes MFTRRDRTRRYYPAWFLAPALIIFTLFYILPAVFGLGLSLTDARLTSSTMNFVGLANYEVLFSAGGQFVPAVINQFVFALLVTLGKTGIGVALALFMDQRFAGRDFLRALVYAPIMISLVIVGMVFNFLLASDGFVNGLLRSVGLDGITRAWLGDFDTALVTVAAVDVWVGVGWTLVIVLAALQGVPHDVLEASRIDGAGPGRTIFAIKLPLIAHAINLALLLTFISGMKAFDIIYATTGGGPGHATEVISTFIAKQMVTGSLAVPAAASFAQFVLITALALVINIIIRRREAAAE; translated from the coding sequence ATGTTCACAAGACGCGACCGCACGCGGCGGTACTACCCGGCCTGGTTCCTGGCCCCGGCGCTGATCATCTTCACGCTGTTCTACATCCTCCCCGCCGTCTTCGGGCTGGGCCTCTCGCTCACCGACGCCAGGCTGACCTCCTCGACGATGAACTTCGTGGGGTTGGCCAATTATGAGGTGCTGTTCTCCGCCGGGGGACAGTTCGTGCCGGCCGTCATCAACCAGTTCGTGTTCGCGCTCCTTGTCACGCTCGGCAAGACCGGGATCGGTGTCGCGCTCGCCCTCTTCATGGACCAGCGGTTCGCGGGCCGCGACTTCCTCCGCGCGCTCGTCTACGCGCCCATCATGATCTCGCTGGTCATCGTCGGCATGGTCTTCAATTTCCTTCTCGCCTCAGACGGATTCGTCAACGGGCTCCTGCGTTCCGTCGGTCTCGACGGGATCACCCGAGCCTGGCTGGGCGACTTCGACACAGCGCTCGTCACAGTGGCTGCCGTCGACGTGTGGGTCGGTGTCGGCTGGACCCTCGTCATCGTGCTGGCTGCACTCCAGGGTGTGCCCCACGACGTGCTGGAGGCCAGCCGCATCGACGGTGCCGGCCCCGGCCGCACCATCTTCGCCATCAAGCTGCCGCTCATCGCCCATGCGATCAACCTCGCGCTGCTGCTGACGTTCATCTCCGGGATGAAGGCCTTCGACATCATCTACGCCACCACGGGGGGCGGACCCGGGCATGCCACCGAGGTCATCTCGACCTTCATCGCCAAGCAGATGGTGACCGGTTCGCTGGCCGTCCCCGCTGCGGCGAGTTTTGCCCAGTTCGTCCTCATCACCGCGCTGGCACTGGTCATCAACATCATCATCAGGCGACGGGAGGCGGCGGCCGAATGA
- a CDS encoding carbohydrate ABC transporter permease, giving the protein MNRLLRWRNGRRPIASIAIYLVSAVIVAVYIIPLSLVLLTSVKAETESRVMDFSLPSEWHFDNYTTVLSVPGVGRGMINGLIMVVGVTALSVLVCSMAAFVIARSQRRFTVGAYQYLLAGMIAPFSFIPAIKVLQVFGLYGTYTGLILVDVGIQIPFITLLYVGFIQRLPREIDEAAIVDGAGPLRLFFQVILPLLKPTTMTCMVLLVTFAWNEFQNVLFLMPDQNKWTMPMTVFNFQGLHSYNYALVSANIVVSVIPVLLVYLFAQKHIVGGMVAGAVKS; this is encoded by the coding sequence ATGAACAGGCTACTGCGTTGGCGCAACGGGCGCCGTCCCATCGCCAGCATCGCGATCTATCTTGTGTCGGCCGTCATCGTGGCCGTGTACATCATCCCGCTCTCGCTGGTGCTGCTGACCTCCGTGAAGGCGGAAACCGAGTCGCGGGTCATGGACTTTTCCCTGCCTTCCGAGTGGCACTTCGACAACTACACCACAGTGCTCTCGGTCCCTGGCGTGGGGCGCGGCATGATCAACGGCCTCATCATGGTGGTCGGCGTGACCGCACTGAGCGTGTTGGTGTGTTCGATGGCCGCCTTCGTGATCGCGCGCTCCCAGCGACGCTTCACCGTCGGTGCCTACCAGTACCTGCTCGCGGGGATGATCGCGCCCTTCAGCTTCATTCCTGCCATCAAAGTGCTGCAGGTCTTCGGCCTCTATGGCACCTACACCGGCCTCATCCTGGTCGACGTCGGTATCCAGATCCCCTTCATCACCCTGCTCTATGTCGGTTTCATCCAGCGGCTGCCGCGTGAGATCGATGAGGCGGCGATCGTCGACGGGGCAGGCCCACTGCGCCTCTTCTTCCAGGTCATCCTGCCGCTGCTCAAGCCGACCACCATGACGTGCATGGTGCTGCTGGTGACCTTCGCCTGGAACGAGTTTCAGAACGTGCTGTTCCTGATGCCCGACCAGAACAAATGGACCATGCCCATGACCGTGTTCAACTTCCAGGGCCTCCACTCCTACAACTACGCGCTGGTCTCCGCCAACATCGTCGTCTCCGTCATCCCGGTGCTCCTGGTCTACCTGTTCGCGCAGAAGCACATCGTGGGTGGCATGGTCGCCGGCGCAGTAAAGAGTTGA
- the eis gene encoding enhanced intracellular survival protein Eis, producing the protein MIRELITTDRPAYEEAQREAFGFPASLPVGFDLDAGWPLALGAEEGGLLAGKLAAYPLTLHLGGRPLAANGIADVTVAPEHRGRGLGRQLMREILHRERTRGVVASLLYPSVPAVYRSYGYATVATRELIRLSPLALLRARPAPGVAVERVSGDAFAAAYAALIGRIDGAVTPLPPPASDQTSLVFTRAGAVVAVLRTARRGSLVVCDLLLARDEEAWQTCLALLATETGADPIHVWSTPHDPVWHWYPAGVEVVGRANPMLRLLNVASALEARGWPPVSGAWEFAVEDRLLPENSGAYRLELDGGEPHVQRVAGAPCPPSPVGHIAALVAGVRRGGQPQWLPLPDELVAAAALSDWTLLTGF; encoded by the coding sequence ATGATCCGTGAACTCATCACCACAGACCGGCCGGCATACGAAGAGGCCCAACGCGAAGCCTTCGGGTTCCCCGCCTCGCTGCCGGTGGGTTTCGATCTCGACGCTGGTTGGCCCCTGGCCCTGGGTGCCGAAGAGGGTGGTCTGCTGGCCGGGAAACTCGCGGCCTACCCCCTGACGTTGCACCTCGGGGGACGACCTCTCGCGGCCAACGGCATCGCGGACGTCACAGTCGCCCCCGAACACCGCGGGCGTGGGCTCGGCCGGCAGCTGATGCGGGAGATCCTTCACCGGGAGCGTACCCGGGGCGTTGTCGCATCGCTGCTGTATCCATCCGTGCCAGCGGTGTACCGCTCCTACGGCTATGCCACGGTCGCAACGCGCGAGCTGATCCGCCTCAGCCCGCTGGCGCTGTTGCGCGCTCGACCAGCGCCGGGCGTCGCGGTGGAGCGGGTCAGCGGGGACGCCTTCGCTGCGGCATATGCAGCTCTGATCGGCCGGATCGACGGCGCGGTCACCCCGCTGCCGCCGCCCGCGTCGGACCAGACGTCGCTGGTGTTCACCCGCGCAGGTGCGGTGGTGGCGGTCCTCCGGACGGCGCGACGGGGAAGCCTGGTTGTCTGTGATCTCCTGCTGGCCCGGGACGAGGAGGCCTGGCAGACCTGTCTTGCGCTACTGGCCACCGAGACCGGTGCTGACCCGATCCACGTCTGGTCCACCCCGCACGACCCTGTCTGGCACTGGTATCCCGCCGGTGTGGAAGTCGTAGGTCGCGCCAACCCGATGCTCCGCCTCCTCAATGTGGCTTCGGCCCTGGAGGCGCGGGGCTGGCCACCAGTGTCCGGTGCCTGGGAGTTCGCTGTCGAGGACCGGCTCCTGCCGGAGAACTCTGGTGCCTACCGGCTAGAGCTCGACGGCGGTGAGCCACACGTCCAGCGGGTGGCCGGGGCACCGTGCCCACCGTCGCCCGTCGGTCACATCGCCGCTCTGGTGGCGGGCGTGCGCCGTGGGGGGCAACCCCAATGGCTGCCGCTGCCTGACGAACTCGTTGCAGCCGCCGCCCTGAGCGACTGGACGCTGCTCACCGGCTTCTGA